The Capsicum annuum cultivar UCD-10X-F1 unplaced genomic scaffold, UCD10Xv1.1 ctg65550, whole genome shotgun sequence DNA window ATGTGGCAAGTTTCTGTAACTCAAAGCAAGTATATCTAAGCATTTCTTGTACTCATCGGTAACAGTTGAACCAACAGTTTTTGCAAAAGTCTCCCAACACATCCTAGTCCTTTGTAACTTAGATAGCTGGCCAGCCACCACAAGAATTGTTAGAGGTAGCCCTTGGCATCGTTCTGCAATCTTCTTTCCGATATCCTTTAAATCTGAATGGTCGAATTTTCTTCCAAACACCTTCTGACATAGAAGCTCCCAACTTTCCTCCAAATCCAAGAACTTTAAGCAGTACGGAGCGCTGTCAGATTTAGCAAGTAATGCCACTTCCGTAAGTCGGGTAGTTAGCAAGATCCGGCTTCCATTCTTGTCGTCAGGGAAACACCTTCTAACTTTATCCCAAACCTCTGTGGACCACACATCATCCAAGACAATGAGATACCGATTATGCTTTAACTTTCTATACAACATTTCTTCCAATTGCTCACTGTGTTTCTCATGAATCTCATCGATAAACTCAACAATACCATCCAGTAGACCAAGAAACAATCCTTTCACTTGATGGTCTTTCACTGTGACCCAAGCACGAATACTGAAGTGATATTGAATGAAGCTATCATCATAAACCATTCTAGCAAGGGTGCTTTTGCCTATGCCACCCATACCGACAAGAgagacaatctctaactttgaCGAGAAAGAACAAAGCCGCGTTTTTATTTCCAACACATCATCGTCTAAGCCAACCACAATGTCTTGTACTGCCGGACTTTTTTCCTGTGAACTTTCAAGCAAATAACTCTCAGAGGCATTAACATCTGCATGACAAGACATTTGCTCATAGATCTTCATCACTTCCAATTCAATCAACTTAGTTTCATCCACGATTTGGGACAAGCATCCCTT harbors:
- the LOC124893813 gene encoding putative late blight resistance protein homolog R1B-23, translated to DEHCQFLSEKLGIFKRFLEDWTNKCDDLGKVEDLERRIRDVSYRAQDYVEELAFFSWKDMDLLKCYDRVYSTKGCLSQIVDETKLIELEVMKIYEQMSCHADVNASESYLLESSQEKSPAVQDIVVGLDDDVLEIKTRLCSFSSKLEIVSLVGMGGIGKSTLARMVYDDSFIQYHFSIRAWVTVKDHQVKGLFLGLLDGIVEFIDEIHEKHSEQLEEMLYRKLKHNRYLIVLDDVWSTEVWDKVRRCFPDDKNGSRILLTTRLTEVALLAKSDSAPYCLKFLDLEESWELLCQKVFGRKFDHSDLKDIGKKIAERCQGLPLTILVVAGQLSKLQRTRMCWETFAKTVGSTVTD